In Aurantimicrobium minutum, the DNA window CCTGCATAGAGTGCCTCAACTTTGCTGGTGTCACCTGCGAGACGGTTGAGTGCAAACTCGTCGGTCTTGACCATGCCCGGGGCAATCTCCATCACGCGGATGGGCTCACCGGCAAGCTCGAGGCGCAAGACTCCCACCACAGCGTGGGCAGCAAACTTGGCTGCGTTATATCCACCGCCACCCTCATAGGGAACAAAACCAGCTGTGGAGGTCACTGTCATAATGTCGGCGTGCCCACCAGCAGCCGCCTGGCGTAGCAGCGGCAGCAGGGCACTAGTCACCCGCTGCACACCCAACACATTCACATCAAACATCTTTTGCCAATCGGCAGGATCGCTTTCTTCCACGCTGGATGCGCCAAAAGCGCCACCGGCATTGTTCACCAGCGCGTGCACAGGACCGGAGTGAGCGAGGAAATCCCGGAGAGAGTCAACATCCTCTTGCTTGGTCACATCAGCAACGAAGGTGCTGATCCCAGCATCTGCT includes these proteins:
- a CDS encoding SDR family oxidoreductase, coding for MSTRRVVITGASSGIGQATARLFAQHGWNVVGVARRADRLAELEADAGISTFVADVTKQEDVDSLRDFLAHSGPVHALVNNAGGAFGASSVEESDPADWQKMFDVNVLGVQRVTSALLPLLRQAAAGGHADIMTVTSTAGFVPYEGGGGYNAAKFAAHAVVGVLRLELAGEPIRVMEIAPGMVKTDEFALNRLAGDTSKVEALYAGVEAPLVAEDVAEAIVHALELPGHVNMDMITIRPVAQAAQHKLIRGELKPKA